One genomic region from Prionailurus bengalensis isolate Pbe53 chromosome C1, Fcat_Pben_1.1_paternal_pri, whole genome shotgun sequence encodes:
- the PADI3 gene encoding protein-arginine deiminase type-3: MSMKRIVRVSLEHPTSAVCVAGVETLVDIYGSVPEGTEMFEVYGTPGVDVYISPSVERGRERADARRWHFDTGLEIIVVMNSPSNDLNDSHVQISYHSSHEPLPLAYAVLYLTCVDIALDCDLNCEGRQNRSFVDKRQWVWGPSGYGAILLVNCDKDDANCYDQDNCDQHVHCLQDLEDMSVMVLRTQGPAALFNDHRLILHTSSYDAKWARVFHTCGPEDSCEAYRHVLGQNKVSYEVPHFHGDEERFFVEGLSFPDASFTGLVSFHVTLLDDSNEDFSESPIFTDTVVFRVAPWIMTPSTLPPLEVYVCRVRNNTCFVDAVAELARKAGCKLTICPQNENRNDRWIQDEMELGYVQAPHKAFPVVFDSPRNGELQDFPYKRILGPDFGYVTREPQDSSVSGLDSFGNLEVSPPVVANGKEYPLGRILIGGNLPGSSGRRVTQVVRDFLHAQRVQPPVELFVDWLAVGHVDEFLSFVPAPDGKGFRMLLASPGACFKLFQEKQKWGHGRALLFKGVVGDKQISTVSINQVLSNANLISYNKFVQSCIDWNREVLKRELGLTEQDIIDIPQLFKIERRKAVAFFPDLVNMLVLGKHLGIPKPFGPIIDGQCCLEEKVRSLLEPLGLHCTFIDDFTPYHMLHGEVHCGTNVRRQPFSFKWWNMVP; the protein is encoded by the exons GTCGGTACCTGAGGGCACAGAGATGTTCGAGGTCTACGGGACCCCCGGTGTGGACGTCTACATCTCTCCTAGTGTGGAGAGGGGCCGGGAGCGTGCAGACGCCAGACGGTGGCACTTTGATACGGGGTTGGAGATCATCGTGGTCATGAACTCGCCCAGCAATGACCTCAATGACAGTCAT GTTCAGATTTCCTACCACTCCAGCCACGAACCCCTTCCCCTGGCCTATGCGGTGCTCTACCTCACCTGTGTTG ACATCGCTCtggattgtgacctgaactgtgAGGGCAGACAGAACAGGAGCTTCGTGGACAAG CGGCAGTGGGTCTGGGGGCCCAGTGGCTATGGAGCCATCTTGCTGGTGAACTGTGACAAGGACGATGCGAACTGTTACGACCAGGACAACTGTGACCAGCACGTGCACTGCCTGCAAG ACCTGGAAGACATGTCAGTCATGGTCCTGCGGACCCAAGGCCCCGCCGCCCTCTTCAACGACCACAGACTTATCCTCCACACCTCCAGCTATGATGCCAAGTGGGCCCGGGTCTTCCACACCTGCG GTCCCGAGGACTCGTGCGAGGCCTACAGGCACGTGCTGGGCCAGAACAAGGTGTCGTACGAGGTGCCCCACTTCCACGGTGACGAGGAGCGCTTCTTCGTGGAGGGGCTCTCCTTCCCTGACGCCAGCTTCACGGGGCTCGTGTCCTTCCACGTCACCCTGCTGGACGACTCCAACGAG GATTTCTCCGAGTCCCCGATCTTCACTGACACCGTGGTGTTCCGTGTGGCGCCCTGGATTATGACGCCCAGCACCCTGCCGCCCCTGGAGGTTTACGTGTGccg CGTGAGGAACAACACGTGTTTTGTGGACGCCGTGGCGGAGCTGGCCAGGAAGGCTGGCTGCAAGCTGACCATCTGCCCGCAGAATGAGAACCGCAATGACCGCTGGATCCAG GACGAGATGGAACTGGGCTATGTTCAGGCGCCACACAAGGCCTTCCCGGTGGTCTTTGACTCCCCCAGGAACGGAGAACTACAGGACTTCCCTTACAAAAGGATCCTG GGTCCAGATTTCGGCTATGTGACGCGGGAACCACAAGACAGCTCTGTGAGTGGCCTGGACTCCTTCGGGAACCTGGAGGTCAGCCCCCCAGTGGTGGCCAATGGGAAAGAGTACCCCCTGGGGCGGATCCTCATCGGGGGCAACCTGCCTGG GTCCAGTGGCCGCCGGGTCACGCAGGTGGTGCGGGACTTCCTCCACGCGCAGAGGGTGCAGCCCCCAGTGGAGCTCTTTGTGGACTGGTTGGCCGTGGGCCACGTGGATGAGTTTCTGAGCTTTGTCCCTGCCCCCGACGGGAAG GGCTTCCGGATGCTCCTGGCCAGTCCTGGCGCCTGCTTCAAGCTCTTCCAGGAAAAACAGAAGTGGGGCCACGGCAGGGCCCTCCTGTTCAAAGGGGTTGTCG GTGACAAGCAGATCAGCACCGTCTCCATCAACCAGGTCCTCTCCAATGCAAACCTCATCAGCTACAACAAGTTTGTGCAG AGCTGCATCGACTGGAACCGGGAGGTACTCAAGCGGGAGCTGGGCCTGACCGAGCAGGACATCATCGACATCCCTCAGCTCTTCAAGATTGAGAGGAGAAAGGCAGTGGCCTTCTTCCCTGACTTG GTGAACATGTTGGTGCTGGGGAAGCACCTGGGCATCCCCAAGCCCTTCGGGCCCATCATCGACGGCCAATGCTGCCTGGAGGAGAAGGTGCGGTCCCTGCTGGAGCCGTTGGGCCTCCACTGCACCTTCATCGACGACTTCACCCCGTACCACATGCTGCACGGGGAGGTGCACTGCGGCACCAACGTGCGCCGGCAGCCCTTCTCCTTCAAGTGGTGGAACATGGTGCCCTGA